The following proteins are co-located in the Silene latifolia isolate original U9 population chromosome 1, ASM4854445v1, whole genome shotgun sequence genome:
- the LOC141648920 gene encoding protein FAR1-RELATED SEQUENCE 2-like, whose protein sequence is MVFVPFTGVDHHKRCITFGAALLGDESIECYTWLFKTFLEAMGGCQPRIIITDQDKSMKSVVPEVFKESTHRLCVWNNQLEPDEFEEQWGKIMTDYQLVEHEWFSDLYNLREQWIPAYFKDVSMSGLMRVTSRSESENKNGLVVQALPLDSTQPRFSENTRTVHNAKMDKSGNE, encoded by the exons atggtgTTTGTCCCTTTCACAGGAGTTGATCACCACAAAAGGTGCATAACGTTTGGAGCTGCGTTGTTAGGTGATGAAAGTATTGAGTGTTATACATGGCTGTTCAAGACATTTTTGGAAGCAATGGGTGGGTGCCAACCGAGAATTATAATTACTGATCAGGACAAATCAATGAAGTCGGTGGTCCCGGAAGTGTTTAAGGAGTCAACACACAGACT gtgtgtttggaacaaccaacTTGAGCCTGATGAATTCGAAGAACAATGGGGAAAGATAATGACTGATTATCAACTTGTAGAACACGAGTGGTTTTCAGATTTGTATAATCTCAGGGAACAGTGGATCCCTGCCTACTTTAAAGATGTTTCAATGTCTGGCTTGATGAGGGTTACTTCTAGGTCTGAGAGTGAAAACA AGAATGGGCTTGTTGTGCAGGCACTGCCTTTGGATTCTACACAACCAAGATTTTCAGAAAATACCAGAACAGTACATAACGCAAAGATGGACAAAAGCGGCAATGAGTAA
- the LOC141648927 gene encoding protein FAR1-RELATED SEQUENCE 5-like, translating into MSTSDATTSSSTNNSFKTPRTRIETLNALQDIPLCPEEKKPKVGQVFETLESAELFYKEYCTICGFTPRLATTKRIKGNELPNNFALRNVVCNRQGVKESRKRKRTDTDTDTAENDAESGVTDISRVRPITRIDCRALVQFKYQENGTYIVTRFDEAHNHPLASPESTIFLKGNRKMTEVQKQFVTKVKVLKLGGVKAYRGWKELCGGYNNIGATEVDFKNFVRDIKTYIGNFDAQMFVENLIGRKDTCSSFYFDFIVDENKCHNLECFGRIRSA; encoded by the coding sequence ATGagtacaagtgatgcaactacgtCTTCTTCTACAAATAACAGCTTTAAAACACCAAGGACAAGAATTGAAACATTAAATGCACTCCAAGACATTCCATTATGTCCAGAGGAAAAGAAACCTAAAGTAGGACAAGTATTTGAAACGCTAGAATCAGCAGAGTTATTCTACAAAGAATATTGTACAATCTGTGGGTTTACGCCAAGGCTTGCAACAACAAAAAGGATTAAAGGCAATGAGTTACCAAACAATTTTGCATTAAGGAATGTTGTCTGCAATAGGCAAGGTGTAAAGGAAAGTAGGAAAAGGAAGAGGACTGATACTGATACCGATACTGCTGAGAATGATGCAGAATCTGGTGTGACAGACATAAGCCGTGTGAGGCCGATTACAAGAATTGACTGTCGTGCATTAGTGCAGTTTAAATACCAAGAAAATGGAACTTATATTGTTACCAGATTCGATGAAGCGCATAACCATCCACTTGCTTCGCCGGAATCTACAATATTCTTGAAAGGAAACCGAAAAATGACAGAGGTACAGAAGCAATTTGTCACAAAGGTAAAGGTGCTAAAACTAGGTGGTGTGAAAGCCTATAGAGGTTGGAAGGAGCTGTGTGGAGGTTACAACAACATTGGGGCTACTGAGGTTGATTTCAAAAACTTTGTCAGGGACATAAAAACCTACATTGGTAATTTTGATGCACAAATGTTTGTTGAAAATCTTATAGGGAGAAAAGACACATGCagttcattttactttgattttatagTAGATGAAAACAAGTGCCACAATTTGGAGTGTTTTGGGCGGATCCGATCTGCATAA